The following nucleotide sequence is from Pungitius pungitius chromosome 6, fPunPun2.1, whole genome shotgun sequence.
TAAAAGACAAATGATTGTGGGTATTATGGGATAACTGTTGTCACATGACAGGTcagctccctcctctccccattTCTTCGCTGTGAGGCTGTTATTTTATGGTAATGGCAACATTTGCACGGTCACAAAGTTCTGTAAAACACCTGAAAGAAATGTACAATCGGTGAGATTGTGTTCAAAGAAGGGTTCATTTTGAGTGCTGTTTTAGGTTTAGTTATTACAGCAGAATAAAGTTTTAGTTGTCATTTTTATCCTTCACAGGACAACTCTAAAGTGCACAGCGTTCTGCTGGGAGGAAATCTGTAAATGCAACGGACGGGACGGCAGATAATAAAGTACGGATGTGTTCCTCATTTTGAAGATAGAACACTTAATTTAACAACGCTTCAGTGAGTGAAAAGCCgcacatggttaaaaaaaaaaggaaacccttTTCAAAAAGTCTGAAGCAACGACAAAAACCTGGTTGGACCATTAAAAGTGGACGTGGGAGTCAGTGGTCACTGTGGGTGATGGGACTGAGAGGTAAAGAGTgttaatcaaacacacacacacacacacaatcgctcCCTctatccctcacacacacacacacacacattccttgaGGGTCCCCAGTGACATGCTCCCCTtaaattaaatcagttaaaGCCAAAGTAAGACTCTCTAATAATACTAATAGGCTTGTTTCCACGGTAACTAGGTTGAAAGCCAGTCTGGGGTCGGAGAACGAAGGTAGGACTGTTGCTGGGGAAAGTCTGATGATAATACTACCGTTTTTGTAAAAGGACAGTTGTGACGCTACCGTACTAGTAGAAGGGTGCTAGCCATGCGAAGACTGTGGTAAACCAGTCGCCATAGTAACAACAGCGTGGGAGCGTCACACTGAGATGCGAGCTGAAGGCCTGGGACCCGTCAGCGAGATGCATCCGTGGACGCACGGCGCGGACCTGGCGGCACCTCACATTCTCTTCCTGGCCACCTCGGCTTCCTGGCACTCGACGGCCGACAGCGCAATCAGCATCTGGGCGGCGTAGTAGGTGGCCATGATGATGGCGCGCGAGTACGGCACGGGGAAGCAGAACTTGTTGACGGCGATGGTGAGGTCGGAGACCATAAAGAGCACCGAGCCCAGGCAGGCGGACAGCTTGGTCCAGGTCCAGAGGTCGTTGGCCAGCTGCAGGCCCGCTATGGCCCTCCAAGCCATGAAGCCGATCAGAGCCACGTAGACGGCCACCAGGTAGGTGAAGGGGCCGGACAGGTAGGGGTACAGCAGCATGTAGCTCACAGAGGACACGGCGGCGATGGCCAGGCCGGCGGACGCGTTGACGGGCTTCATCCCAAAGGCCGACGAGTAGAGGATGTGGGTGATAGCAAACATCAGAAGGCCTGCGGGACGTCGGAAATACAAATCTTACAATCTGCATTCGTCGgatgcaaaacacacaaagcctgAAGCACAAAGTGAAGGAAACGAAAACGTCTCTCCTCACCGTGAACAAAGTAGCCCTGCTCCTGCCAGATGAGAAAGGCATCACCcagagaagagaagatgagGCCCGCCAGGATCTTGCGTGCACTGGAATGAGCACCGAGGAAGCTGAATCCATGAGCCAGCAGAAACACCCAGAGGCAGAAGATGGGTAGACATTTGATTAGAGCGCTGAACCAGGACGGGCTCGAGGTGGGAAGCCACAGGACAAAGTACACACAGGTTGCCTTGAAGAACGGCACCAGCTTTGGGCCTTCGCTCTTGACCTGAAAGCAGACGAAATATCGACATTGTTAATTTTGCCACGGCTGGCTGCACTGACGCGAGGTCAACGTTGACGCTGCTGCAACCGGGGGCCTATCAAAAGGTCATTTGTCTCGGGGGGGTAAGCGGGCTTGAAGTATATCACAGGAACAGGGTGAAACTCTGCAGATACAGCAAATAAAAGGGTCAACGCAACAGGCGTCACGGCTGTTTCTTTGACTCCCTGTAacctcttcccctcctctctttgaTTGGAAGGTTTTTGACACCTGATTGGCAGGTCTAAATTTCTCTTTTCAAGCTGTGTCACAGGTCAAATTTCTCTTTTGTCCAAATCCAAAGAGGCACCAGAGTAAATAGTGATGGCGCTAAAGGGAAAAGGGTCACTATTTTCCAGTATCCATCTCTCACAAAAGAAGGAGTAAGTAGGGCAGAGAAGGAAGCTGGAAAAATCCCCCACAAGCATTCAGATGACAGCTAGAATTAGGATTTGACCCGTGAGTTGGGGACAGAGAAGCaaaaggtgagaaaaaaagGTGGTTTATGCTGATTTGTACGGACCAATTTACCAGCCAGGTTTGGATGGTGTTTGACCTCCAGCCTGCCCTGTTGTAGCTGATCAGAGTCATGTGACAGCGGGAAAAAAAGACGgatccgacacacacacacactcacacacacacacgttcacacacgGTCACAAGCGTtgtaggaaaaaacaaaaacaccttcTTCTGGGATTTGACAAGCGATTCAATGGAGAAAGGTGGGAGGAAGTCAAAGATTCCCAGAACCTTTGGTCCTATTCATGCTGCGTCCGAGCCATTATTTACAGTTTCCCTTCCCCTGTTGTTCATgtcaacatgttgcatccaCACAATGGGCAAACACCAACTTCACATCGCACACACAACGTCCAAGAAATGTCTGCCTCATTTGAACGTTAGCTGGACGGAAAGTCtgcgtttgaaaaaaaaaaaaaaataggaatacTCAAAGCGAATGaaagacatttttctcaaaCCACCTCCAACATTACCGTGGTAACATCTGCTGCAATTCCCCTCTAACACATTGCATCAAATTGTCACACCCAAGAAGGCCTAATGGCCCGGTAGAACTCATGAACTGCTCTCCAGCAGACGGGAGGTTTTTGTTCCTTCGTTGTACCTGAATGAGATGGCCCGGGGTTCATGTCGTCTCAGCTGGAACTTACTCCACTGGCCTTGATCGAGGCGTCAGTTTGTCTGGAGTCAGCTGTCGCCCGCCGAACACTCCGCCTCATTTGGGAGGCAAAcgaaaataatcattttgttaTCACCTCGCCATCCGAATGATCACGTTGTAAATGGGGGCTGTTTGCAGAAGTGCTGCAACACAGTCAACTGGCTGCAAACCCCTCCTGCCTCTGAGCCGTGTTGAACCATAATCTAGTTAATGATTTACTGCATTTACACGGTTGCGAACAAGCaatagaggtttttttttttaaagctattaCAGAGATGGACCGCCTCTTCGGCTGTTTTAAACTAAGAATCCATGTACTTTTCAACGCAAGCAAATGATTACAAACCCCGAGCCCAAACTCGTCTCCTGAACGCACTTCTTGAAGTTACAAGCAGCCGTGAGGCGCCAATAATTCTGTGCCAAGCAACAAAAGCTGTACATTGAAGCATGGACCAACATCCAGAGTTAACATCCATTCCTTTGTTGTTCTGGGTCAGACGCTTGCGTGTTGGAAACATTCAAAAGGACCTGTAAAGTCTTGCGTATGCGATTTGGCAGAGGGGTCACTGTAATAGAAGTTTGGTCCTGGCAGGCACAGCTGGCATGTGAGTCATGTGACAACTTTATTTCCGTGTAGCATCACAGAGCGTTGGCATGGGAAGGATCCCTCTTACAGCCGCTTCAAATCCAAGGCTCACTTAAGGTCATCTGCTCCGCAATACATGCAGGTGCTCTTctacagaaagaaaaactgATCTCGGCTGAAACGTGTATCTTCGTGCTGTAAAAACATTCGGGAACTAAACACAATGCGCGGACGCCTCGACGATAGCCAGAAACGTCAAAGACCACAGTAGTCAAGCACAGTACGTGCTGAATGGAGAACATCTGTACGAGACAAAAGTGAATCAGCTACTTTATGAGCACTGAACTTAGTTCTCCGGATGGCATGGAGCATTGGTCATTGAAATGtagctttttaaatgtgaatcTAATTTACAAAGCGTACAACACGCGGGGACCGCTGATCACAAAGAATAAGGCACATTAACTGGCTTAGTCTCAGTACAAGCCTCCCTTTTAACACACAAATAGTTGATGCGGGGCTTTTGCAACTCCGGCACAGCATCATGTTGACCAGGTGGCCCTTTAGATGGAACTTACTTATAGCACTTAGTAGttggctttcttgaagaaaattgcactttcttgatTCTTGTGGTTCTCGGTCTGCACCCTCTTGATTTAATGCACCTATGGTAAGTCGGCTTCGATGAAAGCCTCGGCAAAATCTAATGTAAAGCAACTTTTTTATGGCGAGCGTTTCTTCGTATAGACACCTTTTGCAGGTGTCACACAGGCTACACCACAGGGGTCACTACAGGCCCAGCTGGCCCCTGCACGAGGAGCCAAAAAAGGCTTTTCCTTCATTTTGGTTTCAGAATGGCCAATTTCCTGCAATGGCACCAAAATCAATTCTGTAGCCGGTGGATTGGTAAA
It contains:
- the tmem86a gene encoding lysoplasmalogenase-like protein TMEM86A is translated as MVSPVTVVKSEGPKLVPFFKATCVYFVLWLPTSSPSWFSALIKCLPIFCLWVFLLAHGFSFLGAHSSARKILAGLIFSSLGDAFLIWQEQGYFVHGLLMFAITHILYSSAFGMKPVNASAGLAIAAVSSVSYMLLYPYLSGPFTYLVAVYVALIGFMAWRAIAGLQLANDLWTWTKLSACLGSVLFMVSDLTIAVNKFCFPVPYSRAIIMATYYAAQMLIALSAVECQEAEVARKRM